CCCTGTGAAGCGTGACCGGAGAAGAGCGCCACGCTCGCGGCACGGAAAATACCGATCGGATCGACACCGTGGTGATCGTAGAAGCGGCTGTCTTCTGTGGCGATAAACGCTTTCACCATTTCCGGCGGGATCTGATTAAGCGTTAGCGGGATACGGCGCTTTTCGCCGTACTGCGCGATCAGCTCGCCGTCAGCGCTATAGATCTGCATAGGAATTTGCAGCCGCACATCTTTCAGCGTGGCGACGTCAGGTAACTGGGGCTCAATAAATTTATACAGGCCGTATATCGAGCCGGCTCCCAGCAGAATGCAAAAGACTGCAAGGAAGAATAAATACTTTACGAACTTCACCGAGGATTTCCCATTTAGTTTCTGTTGGGCAGTTTATAAACAACCGCGCGGTAGTATAAAGGCAAGCCTGAAGCATTGATATGGCATTTTCATTTTGCGCGACAGGGAGAACGTCAAAAATGATCGTCGGGAAATGGCAGATAGGCTTGCATATTCAATCAGATAGCATCGTTGCCGTGGCGCTGGTGCGAAAGCGAGGCGGCTGGCGACAGCAGCGCTGGTGGAGATTCCCGCTGGCCCCTCATCACGACGGCGAACCACGCCGCCAGGCGTTAATCGAGGCGCTGACGCCGTGGCGCGCGCAACTGCCGCGCTACTCTTCCATCCGGCTTGGGTTTCCGGCGCAGCGCACGTTACAGCGCGAACTTCCCAGGCCTGCGACCACGCTGTGCGAGCCAGAGTGCGAGGCCTGGCTTGGTGCCGTGGCTGCCCGTCAGCTCTCTTTGCCGCCCGACGCGCTGGCGTTTGATTATGCCGAACGCCAGGACGGCTATGCCGTAACTGCCGCGCGCGCTGCGGAAGTGGCAGAGCTGATGGCGTGCGCCCGCGCGCTGCGTTTTACGCCCGCCGCGCTGACGCCGGATGCGAGTGCGCTGGCCTGCCTCTTGCCCTATACCGCTGATGCCTGTCAGGCCATCGTGGCGCAGACGGGCACGCAGTGGCTGTGGGCGATGCGCGATCGCTGGGGCGTCTGTGCAACGCCAGGCGTGGAAGGGCTGAGGTTGCTCGGCGCGCAGCTTGGCATACAGGCACAGGAAATCGCGCTGTGCGGTGCATCCTGGCAAGAGGGTGACTGGCAGGCGTTTGATCCGTGGCAGGTTATCACCTGGCCCTGTCTGCCAAAGCCCGAAGACACCGGGTGCTTCGCCGTCGCGCTTGGTCTGGCGCTGGGAGCGGCGTGATGAGGCGGCATATTAATCTTCTGCCGTGGCGGCATGTCAGGCGGCGCACCCGGCTGATGCGCTGGGGCGGTTTTTTTCTTCTCGCAGCGCTGGTGGTTCTGCTCGCGGCTATGGCGGGCCACTACGTCATCAGGCACCAGCAGCGCGCGCTGCAGCAACAGCTTGATGCGTTGCTCATTACGTTGACGGAGCAGAAATCGCGGCTGCGAGAGGCACAGCGCGCCGCGGCGGAATATGAGGTATTACGCGCGCGCTGGCAACGTCGGGAAAGTGACCGTCAGGAGGTCGCGGCATGGCGGCAGCGTCTGCTGACGCTTGCCGATGCCTTGCCGGCATCGCTCTGGCTCACCACGCTGCGTTTTCATGATGACCGTCTCGAGCTCACCGGCAATGCGTATGAGCCCCAGGCGCTCAGCCTCTTTGAGGAAAACGTGCGAGCGCTTGCGCCTTTTACGCAGATAACGCCGGGGGAAACTCGCCGGGAGGCGGAGGGCTACTGGCACTTTTCGCTCTCATTGCAAAAGGAGTCTGCCGATGCGGCTTCTCATTGATCGCTGGCTTTCCGGCCCCTCATCGCGGCGTGCCGCGTGCGCTGGCGTCTGGATAGCGCTGCTGGTCGCGGCGGCTTACGCAGGGTTGATGCCTCTCACCAGGGACTTTCGCCAGCTGCAAGCGCAGCTTGAACAGCGCCGGGCCGAGCTGCAAACGCTTAAGCAGCGGCAGGCTGCGCAATCTGGCGAGCGAGGCGCTGTGGCAGCGCTTGAGGCACAACTTGCCATGAAGCCCTTTTCGCCGCTGGCGGTGGATCCCGGCCCCGAAGGGCATCTTATTCACTGGCAACCGCAAGGGGATACCGGCGAGCTGGAACTGGCATTAGCCTGGCCGCATGTGCCTGATATTTTTGAGGCGCTCGCGCAAAGCGACATGCTGGCGCACGGTTTTACGCTGAGCAGAGAGGGCGACCAACGCCTGCGGCTCACGCTACAGCTGGAGCGCGCCCATGAGAAGTAGCGCGCTATGGATCTTACTGATGCTGGCGAGTTGCCCGGCCTGGGCTGCGCGAGACCCTTTTGCGCCACCGCAGGCGCGCTGTCAGCTGCATCAGGCCGATCTCTGGCGTTACGGCGGCATGGTGAAAAGGGGCGAGTCGGTGCGGGTGCTGTTACAGACGCCGGAGAAAACGTGGCTTCGCGCCAGCCCAGGCGCGATGCTCCCGACCGGCTGGCAGCTTACCGGTGTTGAGGCCAATAAGGTGATGTTAAAGAGTGGCGACGGGTGTCGCCCTTCGGTTCTGGTATGGACACTTAAGGATACGCATCATGATAAGGAAATCCCTTCCTTTATTATTACTCGCGGCGACAACCGTCTTCGCCGCGCCCACGAGCCCGGGCGTCTCGCTGGTGGCGGATGAAACGCCGGTCGTCCAGCTATTACAGGCGCTGGCTGAAAGCGAGCAGTTAAACCTGGTGGTCGCGCCGGGTGTTGAGGGCGTCGTCTCTTTGCATTTGCAGGATGTACCCTGGCAGCAGGCGTTCCAGATGGTGACGGAGAGCGCGCGGCTGCGCTGGCGTAAAGAGCGCAACATTTTGCGCGTCTACCCTGAAAGCTGGGAACAGCAAAATCAGGCACAGCGGGACGCCGCGCGCCAGCAGCAGGAACGGAATCTGCCGCTGGTAAACGACACCTTCACGCTGCGTTATGCCGAGGCTTCGGAGCTTGCCGCCGCGATGGCCGCGCTCGGCGATAAACTGATAACCCCGCGCGGTAGCGTCACGGTAGATAAGCGCACTAACCGCCTGCTGGTATGTGATACCGCCAACGCGTTGCGTCAGGTAAGGGAGTGGGTCGCGAAAATGGATATCCCGGTAGGTCAGGTGGAACTGGCCGCGCATATCGTCACCATTAACCAGCAGAGCCTGCGTGAGCTTGGTGTCAAGTGGAGTACCGCGGATGCCGACGGCCCCACGACGCTCTATCACCCGACGACCATTTCCGCGGATCTGGCAGTGGCGAATGCGACCACGCGGCTTGGTTTTAATATCGGGCGTATCGATGGGCGCATGCTGGAGTTTGAGCTTTCGGCGCTGGAGCAAAAACAGAAGGTGGAGATTATCGCGAGCCCCCGGCTGTTAGCGGCACATCAACAGCCTGCCAGCATCAAGCAGGGCAGTGAAATTCCGTATCAGGTGTCGAGCGGCGAAAGCGGGGCGACCTCCGTGGAGTTCAAAGAAGCGGTGCTGGGGATGGAGGTAACGCCAACCATTGGGCAGGACGGGCGTATTAAGCTTAAGCTGCGCATCAGTCAGAATATGCCGGGCCAGGCGCTACAGCAGGCCGATGGCGAAGTGTTAGCGATTGATAAACAAGAAATCGAAACGCAGGTTGAGGTCAAAGACGGCGAAACGCTGGCGCTTGGTGGAATTTTCCAGCAAAAAAATAAAGCGGGGAATGAACAGGTGCCGGTTTTGGGAAATATTCCGCTCTTCGGGAGTCTTTTTCGCCACGACGGTAAAGATAACGAAAAACGTGAACTGGTGGTGTTTATTACGCCGCGCATCATCAGCGGGGCCTGAGTTCACAGGAGTTTTTAGCCATTATCGTCGCCGGATGTTTGACGCAGGGGTGGAATTAGCATACAAGGAGTACCGATTTGAGAGTCGGTCAAAGGCGGTGCATCCGTTGTTGTTTTTTCACTCCTGTGCGTCAGACGCGGTGATTTATTCGGTTGCCAAACTACCTTGAGTGTTGAGATAATTTTTGATCTGACTCTCGCACTATCGCTTAAGAGGTTTCAGTTCATTTCCCGCAGCTCAGGGTTATTGCACGCGGGTTTATCATCAACGAATTGTCTTAGTAGTACCGAAAAAATGGCAGAGAAACGCAATATCTTTCTGGTTGGGCCTATGGGTGCTGGCAAAAGCACTATTGGGCGTCAGTTAGCACAACAGCTCAACATGGAATTTTACGACTCCGATCAGGAGATCGAAAAACGTACCGGAGCTGATGTCGGCTGGGTCTTCGATGTAGAAGGCGAAGAAGGTTTCCGCGATCGCGAAGAAAAAGTCATCAATGAACTGACGGAAAAGCAGGGTATTGTACTGGCGACCGGCGGTGGCTCTGTCAAATCCCGCGAAACCCGCAATCGTCTCTCCGCGCGTGGTGTGGTGGTCTATCTGGAAACCACTATCGAAAAGCAGCTCGCCCGTACTCAGCGTGATAAAAAACGCCCGCTGTTGCAGGTTGATACGCCGCCGCGTGAAGTGCTCGAAGCGCTCGCCAACGAACGTAATCCGCTGTATGAAGAGATTGCCGACGTCACCATCCGTACTGACGATCAGAGCGCAAAAGTCGTGGCTAACCAGATTATCCATATGCTGGAAAACAACTAATTCCGGCGAATCCTTACTCACCTGCGGGTAAAGCACAGAAGGTTACTGAACGTCATGGAGAGGTTAACGGTTACTCTCGGGGAACGTAGTTACCCTATCACCATCGCAGCCGGATTGTTCAACGATCCGGCTTCCTTTTGGCCTTTGCGTGCAGGTGATCAAACCATGCTGGTCACCAATGAAACGCTGGCACCGCTGTGGCTGGATAAAGTCCGCTCCGCGCTGGAGCAGGCGGGCGTGAAGGTTGACCAGGTGATTTTGCCCGACGGCGAGCAGTATAAAAGCCTGGCGGTACTGGAAACCGTGTTCAGCGCGCTGCTGGAAAAACCGCATGGCCGCGATACCACGCTTATCGCGCTGGGCGGCGGCGTTATCGGCGATCTCACCGGCTTTGCCGCAGCGTGCTATCAGCGCGGCGTACGCTTCATTCAGGTGCCGACCACGTTGCTTTCGCAGGTCGATTCCTCCGTTGGCGGCAAAACTGCCGTAAACCATCCGCTTGGCAAAAACATGATAGGCGCCTTCTGGCAGCCCGCCTCCGTGGTGGTCGATCTCGACTGTCTGCAAACCCTGCCTGCGCGTGAGCTGGCCTCCGGGCTCGCGGAAGTCATCAAATACGGCATCATCCTTGACCGCGATTTTTTCCTCTGGCTGGAGGAGAATATCGACGCGCTGCTGGCACTCGATGGCGCGGCGATGGCGTACTGCATCCGCCGCTGTTGCGAGATCAAAGCCGATGTCGTCGCGGCGGACGAGCGCGAAAGCGGTATGCGCGCCTTGTTGAACCTGGGCCATACTTTTGGTCACGCGATCGAAGCGGAAATGGGTTACGGCAACTGGCTGCATGGCGAAGCGGTCGCCGCAGGCATGGTGATGGCGGCGCGTGCCGCCGAGCGTCTCGGCCAGTTTGAGACGCAGGATGTCGAGCGCATTATCGCGCTGCTCAAGCGCGCGGGACTGCCCGTCACCGGCCCTGAATCCATGCCGCCGCAGGCGTATCTGCCGCACATGATGCGTGATAAAAAAGTTCTGGCTGGCGAGCTGCGCTTAGTGCTGCCGCTGGCTATCGGGAAGAGTGAAGTGCGCGGCGGAGTGCCGCACGATCTGGTTTTAAGCGCGATTGCTGATTGTCAGCAGGCGTGAATGAAAAGTACTGTTCGCCAGTCAATGGCGTTTTTACTATCGGGCAATAGCGTGGCGCAGGCCGCAATGAGCCTTCGAGTGGGGTGTTAAATGGATGAATTCAAACCAGAAGACGAGCTGAAACCCGATCCCAGCGATCGTCGTCCTGGTCGTTCTCGTAAATCTGCTGAGTTCGATAACGAACCGCAAATCAACATTGATGACGTTGATCTTGATGCAGACGATCGTCGTCCGGCGCGTGCGCGTCGCGAGCAGGCGCAAGAGACTTACGAAGCGGATGAATCGCTGGCGGATGATGAAGAAGTCCAGGAACGTCGTCCGCGCAAGCGTAAAAAAGCGCCCCCGAAAGGGCCCATTTCTCGCCAGCATCTGATGATGGCGCTCGGTATTTTTGTTCTGGTGCTGCTGATTATCGGCATCGGTTCGGCGCTGAAAGGCCCGGATACCACGAAAACCGACGATGCGCAGGCGCAAAACGCCGAGAAGAATATCGATCTCTCCGGTAACGCAGGCAGCGCGTCAGATCAGGCCAACGGTGCGCAGCCGCAGCCGGGCAACACCTCTGCCGCAAATCAGAACAGCGCTAACGCGCCGCAGGATATCTCTCTGCCGCCGGTTTCCTCAACGCCGACTCAGGCGGAATCCCCGTCTGCGCCGCAAGGCCAGCAGCGTGTCGAAGTTCCGGGCGATCTGAACAATGCGCTGACGCAGCAGCAGGGCCAGATTGATAACGCCGTGGCAGGCTCTACGCTTCCCACCGAGCCTGCAACTGTCGCGCCGGTGAACGGCAACGCCGCAGCCGCTCAGCCGTCGCGCGACACCGCGCAAAGCGAGAAACCTGCGCGTCATAACGCCGCTACCACCACGCGTCCTGAGCGTAAGCAGATGGTGATTGAGTCTGAGCCGCGTAAAACGCAGACCACCCAGAGCAAACCGCAGCAGACACCGGCGAAAACCGCCACCACGGAGCAGAAACCGGCCAGCACGCCGAAACGCAGCGAGCCTGCGACCGGCACCGCCTCCGCCCCGGTGAAAGCGCCAGCGACCACCGCCACGCAAGCGCCGAAGAGTACGCCTGCCGCGAGCCAGCCTTCCGCCCCTGCGGGCGGCGCGAGCGCGGGTAATGTCGG
This sequence is a window from Cronobacter sakazakii. Protein-coding genes within it:
- the damX gene encoding cell division protein DamX codes for the protein MDEFKPEDELKPDPSDRRPGRSRKSAEFDNEPQINIDDVDLDADDRRPARARREQAQETYEADESLADDEEVQERRPRKRKKAPPKGPISRQHLMMALGIFVLVLLIIGIGSALKGPDTTKTDDAQAQNAEKNIDLSGNAGSASDQANGAQPQPGNTSAANQNSANAPQDISLPPVSSTPTQAESPSAPQGQQRVEVPGDLNNALTQQQGQIDNAVAGSTLPTEPATVAPVNGNAAAAQPSRDTAQSEKPARHNAATTTRPERKQMVIESEPRKTQTTQSKPQQTPAKTATTEQKPASTPKRSEPATGTASAPVKAPATTATQAPKSTPAASQPSAPAGGASAGNVGALKSAPGSHYTLQLSSSSNYNNLNAWAKKENLKNYVVYQTTRNGQPWYVLVSGVYGSKDEAKRAVSSLPADVQAKNPWAKPIHQVQADLK
- a CDS encoding HofO family protein is translated as MRLLIDRWLSGPSSRRAACAGVWIALLVAAAYAGLMPLTRDFRQLQAQLEQRRAELQTLKQRQAAQSGERGAVAALEAQLAMKPFSPLAVDPGPEGHLIHWQPQGDTGELELALAWPHVPDIFEALAQSDMLAHGFTLSREGDQRLRLTLQLERAHEK
- a CDS encoding PilN domain-containing protein, yielding MMRRHINLLPWRHVRRRTRLMRWGGFFLLAALVVLLAAMAGHYVIRHQQRALQQQLDALLITLTEQKSRLREAQRAAAEYEVLRARWQRRESDRQEVAAWRQRLLTLADALPASLWLTTLRFHDDRLELTGNAYEPQALSLFEENVRALAPFTQITPGETRREAEGYWHFSLSLQKESADAASH
- the aroB gene encoding 3-dehydroquinate synthase; the encoded protein is MERLTVTLGERSYPITIAAGLFNDPASFWPLRAGDQTMLVTNETLAPLWLDKVRSALEQAGVKVDQVILPDGEQYKSLAVLETVFSALLEKPHGRDTTLIALGGGVIGDLTGFAAACYQRGVRFIQVPTTLLSQVDSSVGGKTAVNHPLGKNMIGAFWQPASVVVDLDCLQTLPARELASGLAEVIKYGIILDRDFFLWLEENIDALLALDGAAMAYCIRRCCEIKADVVAADERESGMRALLNLGHTFGHAIEAEMGYGNWLHGEAVAAGMVMAARAAERLGQFETQDVERIIALLKRAGLPVTGPESMPPQAYLPHMMRDKKVLAGELRLVLPLAIGKSEVRGGVPHDLVLSAIADCQQA
- the aroK gene encoding shikimate kinase AroK — encoded protein: MAEKRNIFLVGPMGAGKSTIGRQLAQQLNMEFYDSDQEIEKRTGADVGWVFDVEGEEGFRDREEKVINELTEKQGIVLATGGGSVKSRETRNRLSARGVVVYLETTIEKQLARTQRDKKRPLLQVDTPPREVLEALANERNPLYEEIADVTIRTDDQSAKVVANQIIHMLENN
- a CDS encoding HofP DNA utilization family protein — protein: MLASCPAWAARDPFAPPQARCQLHQADLWRYGGMVKRGESVRVLLQTPEKTWLRASPGAMLPTGWQLTGVEANKVMLKSGDGCRPSVLVWTLKDTHHDKEIPSFIITRGDNRLRRAHEPGRLAGGG
- the hofQ gene encoding DNA uptake porin HofQ, with product MRKSLPLLLLAATTVFAAPTSPGVSLVADETPVVQLLQALAESEQLNLVVAPGVEGVVSLHLQDVPWQQAFQMVTESARLRWRKERNILRVYPESWEQQNQAQRDAARQQQERNLPLVNDTFTLRYAEASELAAAMAALGDKLITPRGSVTVDKRTNRLLVCDTANALRQVREWVAKMDIPVGQVELAAHIVTINQQSLRELGVKWSTADADGPTTLYHPTTISADLAVANATTRLGFNIGRIDGRMLEFELSALEQKQKVEIIASPRLLAAHQQPASIKQGSEIPYQVSSGESGATSVEFKEAVLGMEVTPTIGQDGRIKLKLRISQNMPGQALQQADGEVLAIDKQEIETQVEVKDGETLALGGIFQQKNKAGNEQVPVLGNIPLFGSLFRHDGKDNEKRELVVFITPRIISGA